The proteins below are encoded in one region of Zootoca vivipara chromosome 10, rZooViv1.1, whole genome shotgun sequence:
- the UBE2N gene encoding ubiquitin-conjugating enzyme E2 N, translating into MAGLPRRIIKETQRLLAEPVPGIKAEPDESNARYFHVVIAGPQDSPFEGGTFKLELFLPEEYPMAAPKVRFMTKIYHPNVDKLGRICLDILKDKWSPALQIRTVLLSIQALLSAPNPDDPLANDVAEQWKTNEAQAIETARAWTRLYAMNNI; encoded by the exons gaAACCCAGCGCTTGCTGGCAGAACCTGTTCCTGGAATAAAAGCAGAGCCAGATGAAAGCAACGCACGTTATTTTCATGTGGTCATTGCAGGCCCACAGGATTCTCCCTTTGAGGGTGGGACATTTAAACTTGAACTATTCCTTCCAGAAGAATATCCAATGGCAGCTCCGAAAGTACGTTTCATGACCAAAATATATCATCCTAACGTAGACAAATTGGGAAGAATATGTTTAGATATTTTGAAAG ACAAATGGTCTCCAGCTCTGCAGATCCGTACAGTTCTGCTATCAATCCAGGCTTTGTTAAGTGCTCCCAACCCAGATGATCCACTAGCAAATGATGTAGCTGAGCAGTGGAAGACCAATGAAGCCCAAGCCATAGAAACAG cCAGAGCATGGACTAGGCTATATGCCATgaataatatttaa